A genomic stretch from Streptomyces sp. QL37 includes:
- a CDS encoding glycoside hydrolase family 20 protein, with product MSPSRAPLVAGAAVAVAAAVTLTVVVWPEDSGPGAGNGASASSRTSASASPTRSYPLSTTPRTIPAVREHTAARGPGWKPAKDSTVVAADPELADEAKLLAGELKIGYRGEKAARAGDVELALGGKGGQESYTLRTEDNRVTISGPGQAGVFYGTRTLKQSLSADDTVPEGVVRDTPDRPQRGLNLDIARKHYDADWIEDRLREMADLKLNQLGLHFSDDQAFRIESDSHPEVVSEEHLTKAEVRRIVKLAQSLHITIVAEIDSPGHLGAVLEAHPDLRLRNTQGVVREGAIDISKPESAQIVDDLLKEYAELFPGDWFHVGADEYQALTVSDPAASYPQLAAAARKKYGSDATVQDLAEGWLNDRAAVITEAKKIPKAWNDGFFSGGSVTGDKGIEVEYWTGKEIGARPPQDYLAEGRKVINLNDEYLYYVLGEPNDFTYPTGERIYEQWTPLVLRGTEPVAERYSKQILGGRFAVWGDFPNAQTQAQVAEGIRMPLNAVSQKLWDPREPKLTWAQFEQLADEVDASN from the coding sequence ATGTCGCCCTCACGTGCACCCCTGGTGGCAGGCGCCGCTGTCGCGGTGGCAGCCGCCGTCACCCTCACCGTCGTCGTCTGGCCCGAGGACTCCGGTCCCGGAGCGGGGAACGGCGCGTCGGCCTCCTCCCGCACGTCCGCCTCCGCGTCACCCACCCGGAGCTACCCGCTCTCCACGACGCCGCGGACGATACCCGCGGTCCGGGAGCACACCGCCGCCCGCGGCCCGGGCTGGAAGCCCGCCAAGGACAGCACGGTCGTCGCCGCCGATCCGGAGCTCGCCGACGAGGCGAAGCTGCTCGCCGGGGAGCTGAAGATCGGCTACCGGGGTGAGAAGGCCGCCCGCGCCGGTGACGTCGAGCTGGCGCTCGGCGGCAAGGGAGGCCAGGAGTCCTACACCCTGAGGACCGAGGACAACCGGGTCACGATCAGCGGTCCGGGCCAGGCGGGCGTCTTCTACGGGACCCGCACCCTCAAGCAGTCGCTGAGCGCGGACGACACCGTGCCCGAGGGCGTGGTGCGTGACACGCCCGACCGGCCGCAGCGCGGGCTCAACCTCGACATCGCGCGCAAGCACTACGACGCGGACTGGATCGAGGACCGGCTGCGCGAGATGGCCGACCTCAAGCTCAACCAGCTCGGTCTCCACTTCTCCGACGACCAGGCCTTCAGGATCGAGTCCGACTCGCACCCCGAGGTGGTCTCCGAGGAGCACCTCACCAAGGCGGAGGTCCGCCGGATCGTGAAGCTCGCGCAGAGCCTCCACATCACGATCGTCGCCGAGATCGACTCGCCCGGACACCTGGGCGCGGTCCTGGAGGCCCACCCCGACCTGCGACTGCGGAACACGCAGGGGGTCGTGCGGGAGGGCGCCATCGACATCTCGAAGCCCGAGTCCGCGCAGATCGTCGACGACCTGCTCAAGGAGTACGCGGAGCTCTTCCCCGGCGACTGGTTCCACGTCGGCGCCGACGAGTACCAGGCGCTCACCGTGAGCGATCCGGCCGCCTCCTACCCGCAGCTGGCCGCCGCCGCACGGAAGAAGTACGGCAGCGACGCCACCGTGCAGGACCTGGCGGAGGGCTGGCTGAACGACCGCGCGGCGGTCATCACCGAGGCGAAGAAGATCCCCAAGGCCTGGAACGACGGCTTCTTCAGCGGCGGATCGGTCACCGGCGACAAGGGCATCGAGGTCGAGTACTGGACGGGCAAGGAGATCGGCGCCCGGCCGCCCCAGGACTACCTCGCCGAGGGCCGCAAGGTGATCAACCTCAACGACGAGTACCTCTACTACGTGCTCGGCGAGCCCAACGACTTCACGTACCCGACGGGTGAGCGGATCTACGAGCAGTGGACACCGCTCGTTCTGCGTGGAACCGAGCCGGTGGCAGAGCGCTATTCGAAGCAGATCCTGGGCGGCCGGTTCGCGGTCTGGGGCGACTTCCCGAACGCGCAGACGCAGGCGCAGGTGGCGGAGGGGATCCGGATGCCGCTCAACGCCGTCTCCCAGAAGCTGTGGGACCCGCGGGAGCCCAAGCTGACCTGGGCACAGTTCGAGCAGCTCGCCGACGAGGTCGACGCGTCGAACTGA
- a CDS encoding DUF4328 domain-containing protein, with translation MAAAPAPPAEWNRLRSPLGLSRAVAALLGAVVVTDVVALAAGANIRREYKGLGGTLPFDPGPAIRAENLYGMAGGLQTLALLATAVVFIIWFHRVRVNAEVFDAGVQPMRPGWAIGAWFVPFGNLWLPRRVAGGVWAASARTDRDGSRRAVSHAPLDLWWTLWVVATLFSQVATRIYAHSELPSETRDAVALVMAADALDIAAAVLAILLVRKLTRMQGERAALGATPLSAPSPTGPAPV, from the coding sequence ATGGCCGCCGCTCCGGCGCCGCCCGCGGAATGGAACCGGCTGAGGTCACCGCTCGGGCTGAGCAGGGCGGTGGCCGCCCTGCTGGGCGCCGTCGTCGTGACCGACGTGGTCGCGCTCGCCGCGGGGGCGAACATCCGGCGCGAGTACAAGGGGCTCGGCGGGACGCTGCCGTTCGACCCCGGCCCGGCCATCCGGGCCGAGAACCTCTACGGGATGGCCGGAGGCCTCCAGACGCTGGCGCTGCTGGCCACCGCCGTCGTCTTCATCATCTGGTTCCACCGGGTGCGGGTGAACGCAGAGGTGTTCGACGCCGGGGTGCAGCCCATGAGGCCGGGCTGGGCGATCGGCGCCTGGTTCGTCCCGTTCGGCAACTTGTGGCTGCCGCGCCGGGTCGCCGGCGGGGTCTGGGCGGCGAGCGCGCGGACGGACCGGGACGGAAGCCGGCGCGCGGTCTCCCACGCGCCTCTCGATCTGTGGTGGACGCTGTGGGTCGTGGCAACCCTCTTCTCCCAGGTCGCGACCAGGATCTACGCGCATTCGGAGCTGCCCTCCGAGACGAGGGACGCCGTCGCCCTGGTCATGGCCGCCGACGCCCTCGACATCGCCGCGGCCGTCCTCGCGATCCTCTTAGTACGGAAACTGACCCGCATGCAGGGCGAGCGCGCGGCCCTCGGCGCGACCCCGCTGTCCGCCCCCTCTCCGACCGGCCCGGCGCCCGTCTGA
- a CDS encoding RNA polymerase sigma factor translates to MLGDDAELTAAVLAAQDGDEDAFRTVYRAVHPRLLGYIRTLVGEPDAEDVASESWLQIARDLDRFSGDADRFRGWAARIARNRSLDHIRMRGRRPAIGGDESELAGEPAESDTAGEALESLATGRTMSLIAQLPQDQAEAVVLRVVIGLDAKSAALTLGKRPGAVRTAAHRGLKRLAELVGADNGPEEDIPAAGAELGAVPAQRLGRQGAVAPAGVTHSRPWTQKDM, encoded by the coding sequence GTGCTGGGGGACGACGCGGAGCTGACCGCCGCGGTGCTCGCGGCACAGGACGGGGACGAGGACGCCTTCCGGACTGTGTATCGCGCCGTGCACCCACGGCTGCTCGGCTACATACGGACGCTGGTCGGTGAACCGGACGCCGAGGACGTGGCGTCCGAGTCCTGGCTGCAGATAGCGCGTGACCTCGACCGCTTCAGCGGGGACGCCGACCGGTTCCGCGGCTGGGCGGCCCGGATAGCGCGCAACCGCTCGCTCGACCACATACGGATGCGGGGCAGGCGCCCCGCGATCGGCGGCGACGAGAGCGAACTGGCCGGCGAGCCCGCCGAGTCCGACACCGCGGGCGAGGCACTGGAGTCGCTGGCCACCGGTCGCACCATGTCCCTCATCGCCCAGCTGCCCCAGGACCAGGCCGAGGCGGTCGTGCTCCGCGTGGTGATCGGTCTCGACGCGAAGAGCGCGGCGCTGACGCTGGGCAAGCGCCCCGGCGCGGTGCGCACCGCCGCACACCGAGGACTGAAACGGCTGGCGGAGCTGGTCGGCGCCGACAACGGCCCGGAGGAGGACATTCCGGCGGCGGGAGCGGAGCTCGGCGCCGTGCCCGCACAACGCCTCGGCCGCCAGGGTGCGGTGGCACCCGCCGGTGTGACGCATTCGCGTCCGTGGACGCAGAAGGACATGTGA